A genomic segment from Frateuria edaphi encodes:
- the rnk gene encoding nucleoside diphosphate kinase regulator, with the protein MSRPAIVLSRLDVERIENLLDRLPAGEAQKHASLRSELERAEVREPAQMPADVVTMNSTVTFSEEGTGERITMSLVYPGAAGKPGTVSILAPVGSALLGLARGQEIDWPMPGGRPRHLRVMEVDYQPEASGHLHR; encoded by the coding sequence ATGAGCCGGCCTGCCATCGTCCTGTCCCGCCTGGATGTCGAACGCATCGAGAATCTGCTCGATCGCCTGCCAGCCGGCGAGGCGCAGAAGCACGCGTCGCTGCGGTCGGAGCTGGAACGGGCGGAAGTGCGCGAGCCGGCGCAGATGCCTGCCGACGTGGTCACCATGAACTCCACGGTGACCTTCAGCGAAGAGGGCACCGGCGAACGCATCACCATGTCGCTGGTGTATCCCGGCGCCGCGGGCAAGCCCGGCACGGTGTCGATCCTCGCCCCCGTTGGCAGTGCCTTGCTGGGACTGGCGCGCGGCCAGGAGATCGACTGGCCGATGCCGGGCGGGCGGCCCCGGCACCTGCGCGTCATGGAAGTGGACTACCAGCCCGAGGCCTCCGGCCACCTGCATCGCTGA
- the serS gene encoding serine--tRNA ligase has translation MLDPALLRSRLADTAARLKQTRGFDLDVAAVEALEAERKRLSTETQELQNLRNTRSKAIGQAKAKGEDVAPLMAEVAGIGDRLKANEQALGEVQCKLAGIALGIPNIPHESVPVGKDERDNVEISRWGQPRSFDFPVKDHVELGERHGWLDGDAGAKLSGARFTVLRGQLAHLHRALGQFMLDLHTGEHGYLECNVPVIVNADSMQGTGQLPKFEEDLFATDVGETRRYLIPTAEVPLTNLVRDTIQDVEALPLRMTAHTPCFRAEAGSYGRDTRGMIRQHQFEKVEMVQVARPDQSHAQLEEMVGHAEAVLQKLGLPYRKMLLCSGDMGFTAAKTYDLEVWLPSQNTYREISSCSNCEDFQARRLQARVRNQETGKPELVHTLNGSGLAIGRTLIAVMENYQNADGSITVPDALEPYLRGLDRLA, from the coding sequence ATGCTGGACCCCGCCCTCCTGCGCTCGCGCCTGGCCGACACGGCTGCGCGCCTCAAGCAAACCCGTGGTTTCGACCTGGACGTTGCCGCCGTCGAAGCGCTGGAGGCCGAGCGCAAGCGCCTGTCCACCGAGACGCAGGAGTTGCAGAACCTGCGCAACACCCGTTCCAAGGCCATCGGCCAGGCCAAGGCCAAGGGCGAGGACGTCGCGCCGTTGATGGCCGAGGTCGCCGGCATCGGCGACCGGCTCAAGGCCAACGAGCAGGCGCTGGGCGAGGTGCAGTGCAAGCTCGCCGGCATCGCGCTGGGCATCCCCAACATTCCGCACGAATCGGTGCCGGTCGGCAAGGACGAGCGCGACAACGTCGAGATCAGCCGCTGGGGCCAGCCGCGGAGTTTCGACTTCCCGGTCAAGGACCACGTCGAACTGGGCGAGCGCCACGGCTGGCTCGACGGCGACGCCGGAGCCAAGCTCTCCGGCGCCCGCTTCACCGTGCTGCGCGGCCAACTGGCCCACCTGCACCGCGCGCTGGGGCAGTTCATGCTCGACCTGCACACGGGCGAGCACGGCTACCTCGAATGCAACGTGCCGGTGATCGTCAATGCCGACAGCATGCAGGGCACCGGCCAGTTGCCCAAGTTCGAGGAAGACCTGTTCGCCACCGACGTCGGCGAGACACGGCGTTACCTGATTCCCACCGCCGAAGTGCCGCTGACCAACCTGGTGCGCGACACCATCCAGGATGTCGAAGCGCTGCCGCTGCGCATGACCGCGCACACGCCGTGCTTCCGCGCCGAGGCTGGCAGCTATGGCCGCGACACCCGCGGCATGATCCGCCAGCATCAGTTCGAAAAGGTCGAGATGGTGCAGGTCGCCCGTCCCGACCAGTCGCACGCGCAGCTGGAAGAAATGGTGGGACACGCCGAAGCCGTGCTGCAGAAGCTTGGCTTGCCGTACCGCAAGATGCTTCTGTGCAGTGGGGACATGGGTTTCACCGCCGCCAAGACCTACGACCTGGAAGTGTGGCTGCCCAGCCAGAACACCTACAGGGAAATCTCCAGCTGCTCCAACTGCGAGGATTTCCAGGCCCGTCGCCTGCAGGCGCGCGTGCGCAACCAGGAAACCGGCAAGCCCGAGCTCGTCCATACCTTGAACGGTTCCGGTCTCGCTATCGGGCGCACCCTGATCGCGGTCATGGAGAACTACCAGAACGCGGACGGTTCGATTACCGTACCCGACGCACTCGAGCCCTACCTGCGGGGCCTCGATCGCCTCGCCTGA
- a CDS encoding YoaK family protein: MPVLRQLPRWAWVGGGVLAFIAGLINAAGYMGFRHQSISNLTGSTTLLGISLGAGDRGEAFHWALSLLAFVFGAMASGAIVQKSTLKLGRPYGVALLLESLLLFAAVPLLQREWSIGLWLASMACGLQNGMVSAYSGAVFRTTHVSGMFTDLGIYLGHRLRGLDVDTLRVRVCLLVIGSFLLGGVIGALLFDHLRERSLLIPAVLTGLCGTLYSLYRQRTTTP, translated from the coding sequence ATGCCCGTGCTGCGCCAGCTGCCGCGCTGGGCGTGGGTTGGCGGTGGGGTGCTCGCTTTCATCGCGGGCCTGATCAATGCCGCGGGCTACATGGGGTTCCGCCACCAGTCGATCAGCAACCTGACCGGCTCGACGACGCTGCTTGGCATCTCCTTGGGCGCCGGCGACCGCGGCGAGGCGTTTCATTGGGCCTTGTCGCTGCTGGCCTTCGTGTTCGGCGCGATGGCCAGTGGCGCGATCGTGCAGAAAAGCACGCTCAAGCTCGGACGTCCCTATGGCGTGGCACTGCTGCTCGAATCGCTGCTGCTGTTCGCCGCCGTTCCACTGCTCCAGCGCGAATGGTCGATCGGACTGTGGCTGGCCTCGATGGCCTGCGGCCTGCAGAACGGCATGGTCAGTGCCTATAGTGGCGCCGTGTTCCGCACCACCCACGTCTCGGGCATGTTCACCGACCTTGGGATCTACCTCGGGCATCGTTTGCGTGGGCTGGATGTGGATACCTTGCGCGTGCGCGTCTGCCTGCTGGTGATCGGCAGCTTTCTGTTGGGGGGCGTCATAGGCGCGCTCCTGTTTGACCACCTGCGCGAGCGCAGTCTGTTGATACCGGCGGTGTTGACCGGCCTGTGCGGCACGCTCTACAGCCTCTACCGCCAGCGCACGACGACCCCGTAG
- a CDS encoding MFS transporter: protein MPNDAVTPAPSLHAGEPVEESSRERFRGLIWLVSAAFFMQALDSTIVNTAVPAMANALGVTPLGMRSALTSYVLTLAILIPASPWLCDRFGTRKVFGAAIAVFGVGSLFCGVAQTLPQLVAARVMQGVGGAALMPVGRYVLVRSIAKHEFVAVMSTVATFGLLGSVLGPLLGGALVEFTSWRLIFLINVPVGICGLWMNKQDMPEYRMRHANRFDLLGFLLFAAASALLLTASELVGGEHVAWARIVECTALALLIGVIYVWHSRRTAFPVADLSLLKVRSVWVALAGNLFTRLGISGMFLLLVLFLQVGCGWSALMAGLMMVPQALGSISAKWIVNRALARLGYRRLLIGNTLIVAMLLASFATFGRDTPAWLIAAMVFLYGSFGGLQYTAMNTLIYHDLDIKHASMASSMASTAQYLSMSFGIALATLLMESLLQGHAHSDYVAAFRWTVLILAAVTASASRVFSRLRVDRPARRELPA, encoded by the coding sequence ATGCCGAACGATGCCGTCACGCCCGCCCCTTCCCTGCACGCGGGCGAGCCGGTCGAAGAATCCTCGCGCGAACGGTTTCGCGGCCTGATCTGGCTGGTCTCGGCGGCCTTCTTCATGCAGGCGCTGGATTCGACCATCGTCAATACCGCCGTGCCCGCCATGGCCAATGCCCTGGGCGTCACCCCGCTGGGCATGCGAAGCGCGCTTACCAGCTACGTGCTGACCCTGGCGATCCTGATCCCGGCCAGTCCGTGGCTGTGCGACCGCTTCGGCACGCGCAAGGTCTTTGGCGCCGCCATTGCGGTGTTCGGCGTGGGCTCGCTGTTCTGCGGCGTCGCGCAGACGTTGCCCCAATTGGTGGCCGCGCGCGTCATGCAGGGCGTCGGCGGTGCGGCGTTGATGCCGGTGGGCCGCTACGTGCTCGTGCGCAGCATCGCCAAGCACGAGTTCGTGGCGGTGATGAGCACGGTGGCTACCTTCGGCCTGCTCGGTTCGGTGCTGGGGCCCCTGCTGGGCGGCGCGCTGGTGGAGTTCACGTCCTGGCGGCTGATCTTCCTGATCAACGTGCCGGTGGGAATCTGCGGCCTGTGGATGAACAAGCAGGACATGCCCGAGTACCGGATGCGCCATGCCAACCGCTTCGACCTGCTCGGGTTTCTGCTGTTCGCGGCCGCTTCGGCACTGCTGCTGACGGCCTCGGAGCTGGTCGGCGGCGAGCACGTGGCCTGGGCGCGCATCGTCGAATGCACGGCGCTGGCGCTGCTGATCGGCGTGATCTACGTCTGGCACAGCCGGCGCACGGCGTTCCCGGTGGCCGACCTGTCGTTGTTGAAGGTGCGCAGCGTATGGGTGGCGCTGGCCGGCAACCTGTTCACCCGGCTGGGCATCTCCGGCATGTTCCTGCTGCTGGTGTTGTTCCTGCAGGTCGGCTGCGGCTGGTCGGCGCTGATGGCGGGCCTGATGATGGTGCCGCAGGCGTTGGGTTCGATCAGCGCCAAGTGGATCGTCAATCGCGCGCTGGCGCGGCTGGGCTATCGCCGCCTGCTGATCGGCAACACGTTGATCGTGGCGATGCTGCTGGCCTCGTTCGCTACCTTCGGCCGTGACACGCCGGCGTGGTTGATCGCGGCGATGGTGTTCCTCTACGGCAGCTTCGGCGGCCTGCAGTACACCGCGATGAACACGCTGATTTATCACGACCTGGACATCAAGCACGCCTCGATGGCGTCGTCGATGGCATCCACCGCGCAATACCTGTCGATGAGCTTCGGGATTGCGCTGGCCACGCTGCTGATGGAGTCGCTATTGCAGGGCCACGCGCACTCCGATTACGTGGCCGCGTTCCGATGGACGGTGCTGATCCTGGCGGCGGTCACGGCCTCGGCCAGCCGGGTGTTCAGCCGTCTTCGGGTCGACCGTCCGGCACGCAGGGAACTGCCCGCCTGA
- the nhaD gene encoding sodium:proton antiporter NhaD yields MRSTLFLATLGGVFPVSAVAAESGANFHLTGHPVGWLALALFVLAYVAVVLEERIQIAKSKPVMLAAALIWGLIAWETRDDGRGSVAARDAFQAMFLEYAEIFFFLVVAMTYVTAMGERNVFEALRAQLTRRRLGYRALFWITGTIAFFLSPVLDNLTTALVMSAVVLAVGGGQARFATLSLINLVVAANAGGAWSAFGDITTLMVWQAHKAEFFDFFRLFPPALVNWLVPAVAMHFALPNGLPESLPGRVRVKPGGVGICLTFALTIAITVMGRQWLGMPAAYGMLTGLALLNLLASRIDRSQRRYALAQGVEEEPYSIFRIIANAEWDTLLFFYGVFGCVGGLAALGYLELASHTLYGALGATLANTAMGVLSAVIDNIPIMYAVLQMDPPMDASQWLLITLTAGVGGSLLSVGSAAGVALMGASGGRYTFMSHLRWSWAIALGYGASIALHLALNGT; encoded by the coding sequence ATGCGTTCGACATTGTTCCTCGCCACGCTGGGCGGGGTCTTCCCCGTCTCGGCCGTCGCCGCCGAATCCGGCGCGAATTTCCATCTGACCGGCCATCCGGTCGGCTGGCTGGCGCTGGCGCTGTTCGTGCTCGCCTATGTGGCGGTGGTGCTAGAGGAACGCATCCAGATCGCCAAGTCCAAGCCGGTGATGCTGGCCGCGGCGCTGATCTGGGGCCTCATCGCCTGGGAAACGCGCGATGACGGCCGCGGCTCGGTTGCCGCACGCGATGCCTTCCAGGCGATGTTCCTGGAGTACGCGGAAATCTTCTTTTTCCTGGTAGTTGCGATGACCTACGTCACCGCGATGGGCGAGCGCAACGTGTTCGAAGCGCTGCGCGCGCAGTTGACGCGCCGGCGGCTGGGTTACCGCGCGCTGTTCTGGATCACCGGCACCATCGCGTTTTTCCTGTCGCCCGTGCTGGACAACCTGACCACCGCGCTGGTGATGTCGGCGGTGGTGCTGGCGGTGGGCGGCGGACAGGCGCGTTTTGCCACGCTTTCGCTGATCAACCTGGTGGTCGCGGCCAACGCCGGTGGCGCGTGGAGCGCGTTTGGCGACATCACCACGCTGATGGTGTGGCAGGCGCACAAGGCCGAATTCTTCGATTTCTTCCGCCTCTTCCCGCCCGCGCTGGTCAACTGGCTGGTGCCGGCGGTCGCGATGCATTTCGCGTTGCCGAACGGATTACCGGAATCCCTGCCCGGTCGCGTGCGCGTCAAACCCGGCGGCGTTGGCATCTGCCTCACTTTCGCCCTGACCATCGCGATCACCGTGATGGGCAGGCAATGGCTCGGGATGCCAGCGGCGTACGGCATGCTCACGGGACTGGCGTTGCTCAACCTGCTCGCTTCGCGCATCGATCGCAGCCAGCGTCGATATGCGCTGGCGCAAGGCGTGGAAGAGGAGCCGTACTCGATCTTCCGCATCATCGCCAACGCTGAATGGGACACGCTGCTGTTCTTCTACGGCGTGTTCGGCTGCGTCGGCGGGCTGGCCGCGCTGGGCTACCTGGAGCTGGCTTCGCACACGCTCTACGGCGCGCTCGGCGCGACCCTGGCCAACACCGCCATGGGCGTGCTCTCGGCGGTGATCGACAACATCCCGATCATGTACGCGGTGCTGCAGATGGACCCGCCGATGGACGCGTCGCAATGGCTGCTGATCACCCTTACCGCCGGCGTGGGCGGCAGCCTGCTCTCGGTCGGCTCGGCCGCCGGCGTGGCGTTGATGGGAGCTTCCGGCGGCCGTTACACCTTCATGAGCCACCTGCGCTGGAGCTGGGCGATCGCGCTCGGCTACGGGGCGAGCATCGCCCTTCACCTTGCGCTCAACGGCACGTAA
- a CDS encoding replication-associated recombination protein A: MPETASLFPDSDALKPLAERMRPQSFDEIVGQPRLTANESPLRRALEAGKVHSMVLWGPPGCGKTTLALLVARYADADFRAISAVLSGLPDVRKALAEAEANFAQGRRTVLFVDEVHRFNKAQQDAFLPHIERGVIVFVGATTENPSFELNSALLSRCRVHVLEAVSADAIVAALERALADEERGLGRLHLQIEAESLKLIAQAADGDVRRALTLLEIAAELAHEGRIDESTLTQVLADRTRRFDKGGEQFYDQISALHKSVRSSDPDAAVYWLCRMLDGGCDPLYLARRMTRMAVEDVGLAEPRAWRMALDAWDTYERLGSPEGELGLAQLAIWLAIAPKSNAAYMAYNKARAAVRDSGTLEVPMHLRNAPTKLMKGLGYGKGYQYDHDASGGIALGQQCLPDALDGAVFYEPVDRGLEQKLREKLLALREARRQARK, translated from the coding sequence ATGCCCGAGACCGCCTCCCTGTTTCCCGATTCCGATGCGCTCAAGCCGCTTGCCGAACGCATGCGTCCGCAAAGTTTCGATGAGATCGTCGGCCAGCCGCGGCTGACCGCCAATGAATCGCCGCTGCGCCGCGCGCTGGAGGCGGGCAAGGTGCATTCGATGGTGCTGTGGGGCCCGCCGGGCTGTGGCAAAACCACGCTGGCGCTGCTGGTGGCGCGCTACGCCGATGCCGACTTCCGCGCCATCTCGGCGGTGCTTTCCGGCTTGCCGGACGTACGCAAGGCCTTGGCCGAGGCGGAAGCGAACTTCGCCCAGGGCAGGCGCACGGTGCTGTTCGTGGACGAGGTGCACCGCTTCAACAAGGCCCAGCAGGATGCCTTCCTGCCGCACATCGAGCGCGGCGTGATCGTATTCGTCGGCGCCACCACGGAGAATCCGTCGTTCGAGCTCAATTCCGCGCTCCTGTCACGCTGCCGCGTGCACGTGCTGGAGGCGGTGTCGGCGGACGCCATCGTGGCGGCGCTCGAACGGGCGCTGGCCGACGAGGAACGCGGCCTGGGCCGGCTGCACCTGCAAATCGAAGCCGAGTCGCTGAAGCTGATCGCGCAGGCGGCCGACGGCGATGTGCGCCGCGCGCTCACGCTGCTGGAAATCGCCGCGGAACTGGCCCACGAAGGGCGCATCGACGAATCCACCCTGACCCAGGTACTGGCCGATCGCACGCGACGTTTCGACAAGGGCGGCGAACAGTTCTACGACCAGATTTCCGCACTGCACAAATCGGTGCGCTCCTCCGATCCGGACGCCGCGGTGTACTGGCTGTGCCGCATGCTCGATGGCGGGTGCGATCCGCTCTACCTGGCGCGCCGCATGACCCGCATGGCGGTCGAGGACGTCGGCCTGGCCGAGCCGCGCGCTTGGCGCATGGCGCTGGACGCCTGGGATACCTACGAGCGACTGGGCAGCCCCGAGGGCGAACTGGGCCTGGCGCAACTGGCCATCTGGCTGGCCATCGCACCGAAGAGCAACGCCGCCTACATGGCCTACAACAAGGCCCGCGCCGCCGTGCGCGACTCCGGCACGCTCGAAGTCCCGATGCACCTGCGCAACGCACCCACCAAGCTGATGAAAGGGCTGGGTTACGGCAAGGGCTACCAGTACGACCACGATGCCAGCGGCGGCATCGCGCTGGGGCAGCAGTGCCTGCCCGACGCCCTCGATGGCGCGGTGTTCTACGAACCGGTCGACCGCGGACTGGAGCAGAAGCTGCGCGAGAAATTGCTGGCTCTGCGCGAGGCCCGTCGCCAGGCGCGCAAGTAG
- a CDS encoding histidine kinase dimerization/phosphoacceptor domain -containing protein, translating to MGYSPEEHHHSLFDRELIHVPAAIQPHGALLWLDGLGVVTQLAGDTSRAVGVAPEALLGQSVDALIDSKGFGLAQIMEKLDPRLQGYVVKWHPEPPGNGAWDITAHPNREGAIIEFEPAATPPAEAADSMSHLARAIASLDLPRETDELFGTMAAEVRRLSGYDRVLVYRFLDDEAGEVVGESRSDALPSLLNHRFQGSEIPGEARGLYLRNRFRIIPDANYVPAPLRTSGFQGAQTLDISDCSLRSAPPIHLQYLRNMGAASSMSISIVVKNELWGLVACHHSTPRHMAYEMREACRHLARVFSHQIEAREEARHQRQSTSLRHLRTAWLDDMRVALERDRPLELDLARLAGMVPCDGVALVSAGRTELRGQTPGETETAALAQWLEERLRHEAFATHQLPGELAAAAAYATEASGVLATSIDAPDPIVLLWFRAEEIFPVRWAGSPHEFYDDGPAEPTPRTSFATWTETIRQTARSWSRAEVNAARQLGRSLTALFQQQALRELNRRLRDTLAEQQSLVAQKNVLMQEVHHRVQNSLQIVNSMLQLQARQTSDRKVRGQFEGAVNRLMAVSAVHRHLWRSSDAQNVRLGPYLKELCADLMFSWGDGWSGRVAVEATDAAIPSQTAVTLALLVTELLTNAAKYAYAGSPGPVEVRADRAGDGLRLMVRDHGLGMHGKVQGGGLGSKLIRIFTAQLGGHAETLTGESGTTVTITVPLKRNACAQSDATSLETPV from the coding sequence ATGGGTTATTCCCCCGAGGAACACCACCACAGCCTGTTCGACCGGGAGCTCATCCATGTTCCCGCAGCGATACAGCCACACGGCGCCCTGCTCTGGCTGGACGGCCTGGGCGTGGTTACGCAGCTTGCCGGCGACACATCGCGGGCTGTCGGCGTGGCACCCGAAGCTTTGCTTGGGCAATCCGTCGACGCGCTGATCGACAGCAAGGGCTTCGGGCTTGCACAGATCATGGAAAAGCTCGACCCGCGGCTGCAGGGCTACGTGGTCAAGTGGCATCCCGAGCCCCCGGGAAACGGTGCGTGGGATATCACGGCGCACCCCAATCGCGAGGGAGCCATCATCGAATTCGAGCCAGCGGCGACGCCACCCGCCGAGGCCGCCGACAGCATGTCGCACCTGGCGCGCGCCATTGCCTCGCTGGATCTGCCGCGGGAAACGGATGAACTCTTCGGCACCATGGCCGCCGAGGTGCGCCGACTCTCCGGCTACGATCGCGTCCTCGTCTACCGGTTCCTGGACGACGAAGCCGGCGAGGTGGTCGGCGAGTCTCGCTCCGACGCGCTCCCCTCCCTGCTCAACCACCGCTTCCAGGGCTCCGAGATTCCAGGCGAGGCCCGCGGGCTCTATCTCAGGAACCGGTTCAGGATCATCCCTGATGCGAACTACGTACCTGCCCCCCTGCGAACGTCGGGGTTCCAGGGAGCGCAAACGCTCGATATCAGCGATTGCTCCCTGCGCAGCGCGCCGCCGATACATCTGCAGTACCTGAGGAACATGGGCGCGGCATCGTCGATGTCCATCTCGATAGTGGTGAAGAACGAACTCTGGGGCCTGGTCGCCTGCCATCACAGCACGCCCAGGCACATGGCCTATGAGATGCGCGAAGCTTGCCGGCACCTGGCGCGGGTGTTTTCCCACCAGATCGAGGCACGCGAAGAAGCCCGTCACCAGCGCCAGAGCACCAGCCTGCGACATCTCAGGACGGCCTGGCTCGACGATATGCGCGTGGCGCTCGAGAGGGACCGTCCGTTGGAACTCGATCTGGCCCGGCTGGCCGGGATGGTTCCGTGCGACGGGGTCGCGCTGGTATCGGCCGGGCGGACCGAGCTACGCGGACAGACACCGGGCGAAACGGAAACCGCGGCACTCGCCCAATGGCTGGAGGAGCGGCTGCGCCATGAAGCGTTCGCCACCCACCAGCTGCCGGGCGAGCTTGCCGCGGCGGCGGCCTATGCGACAGAAGCGAGCGGCGTGCTTGCAACGTCGATCGACGCGCCCGATCCGATCGTGCTGTTGTGGTTCCGTGCCGAGGAAATCTTCCCTGTCAGGTGGGCCGGAAGCCCGCACGAATTTTACGACGACGGGCCGGCCGAGCCGACGCCACGGACCTCTTTCGCCACCTGGACGGAGACCATCCGCCAGACGGCTCGCAGCTGGTCGCGGGCCGAAGTCAACGCCGCGCGCCAGCTGGGGCGCTCGTTGACCGCCCTGTTCCAGCAACAGGCGCTCCGGGAGCTCAACCGTCGACTGCGCGACACGCTGGCCGAACAACAGTCGTTGGTTGCTCAGAAGAACGTGCTGATGCAGGAAGTACATCACCGGGTACAGAACAGCCTGCAGATCGTGAACTCCATGCTTCAGTTGCAGGCGCGCCAAACCAGCGATCGCAAAGTGCGCGGGCAGTTCGAGGGCGCCGTGAATCGGTTGATGGCAGTGAGCGCCGTGCACCGGCACCTGTGGCGATCCAGCGACGCGCAGAATGTTCGTCTGGGACCGTATCTCAAGGAGCTCTGCGCCGATCTCATGTTCTCGTGGGGCGATGGCTGGTCTGGCCGCGTCGCGGTCGAAGCCACGGACGCGGCCATTCCAAGCCAGACTGCCGTCACCCTTGCACTGCTGGTCACCGAACTGCTGACCAATGCGGCCAAGTACGCCTATGCCGGTTCGCCCGGTCCCGTCGAAGTACGGGCTGATCGTGCAGGCGACGGACTGCGGCTCATGGTCAGGGATCACGGCCTTGGCATGCACGGCAAGGTCCAGGGCGGTGGGCTTGGTTCGAAGCTCATCCGCATTTTCACCGCCCAGCTTGGCGGTCATGCGGAAACCCTGACCGGCGAAAGCGGCACGACCGTGACGATTACGGTGCCGCTGAAAAGGAATGCATGCGCGCAAAGCGATGCCACGTCGCTGGAAACGCCGGTGTAG
- a CDS encoding Crp/Fnr family transcriptional regulator, with translation MASQYERAQSPGETSEIAPPNNLLRALHQDDLVLLQPHLEPQRVEVGRVLFEPGDQVRYVYFPCGPTLISFMVLLEDGRGIETALVGREGAVGGIVSQGRLPAYSRTVVQFPGPLLRMGALELEQAKSRSTSLRHLFARYADCLMAQVFQSVACNAAHSIEQRTAKWLVAALDRTGDHDVPLTQEQLASMLGVGRSYISRVIKQLKDRGILETRRGGVRVTEAGGLDRIACGCNRAVRSHFDDVLRGVYPGEEESDAIKASAGDLQPGSRMPG, from the coding sequence ATGGCTAGCCAATACGAGCGTGCGCAATCACCCGGCGAGACGAGCGAGATCGCACCGCCGAACAATCTGCTGCGTGCGCTGCACCAGGACGATCTTGTCTTGCTCCAGCCCCACCTGGAGCCCCAGCGAGTGGAGGTGGGTCGCGTGCTCTTCGAGCCCGGCGATCAGGTGCGGTACGTCTACTTCCCTTGCGGTCCGACGCTGATCTCCTTCATGGTTTTGCTGGAAGACGGTCGCGGCATCGAAACCGCGCTGGTGGGCCGGGAGGGGGCGGTGGGTGGCATCGTCAGCCAGGGTCGGCTGCCCGCCTATTCGCGCACCGTGGTGCAATTTCCCGGCCCGTTGCTCAGGATGGGCGCACTGGAGCTCGAACAGGCCAAGAGCCGGTCGACAAGCCTGCGTCATCTGTTCGCCCGGTACGCGGACTGCCTCATGGCCCAGGTGTTCCAGTCCGTGGCCTGCAATGCGGCCCACTCGATCGAACAGCGGACGGCAAAATGGCTGGTCGCAGCGCTTGATCGCACCGGTGACCACGATGTGCCTCTCACGCAGGAGCAACTTGCGTCCATGCTCGGTGTCGGGCGCAGCTACATCAGCCGCGTGATCAAGCAGCTGAAGGACCGCGGCATCCTGGAAACCCGCCGCGGTGGCGTGCGCGTCACCGAGGCCGGTGGGCTCGACCGCATCGCCTGCGGCTGCAACCGGGCGGTCCGGTCGCACTTCGACGACGTGCTGCGCGGGGTGTATCCGGGGGAGGAAGAGAGCGACGCGATCAAGGCAAGTGCCGGCGACCTGCAGCCCGGGTCGCGCATGCCTGGTTGA
- a CDS encoding cation:proton antiporter — translation MHHDSDILLTLFLVFVAAQIGAEIAQRLRLPGVVGEIAAGCVIGPSLLGWISPDQILPGMPLDVLAEIGVVLLLFSVGLETRLDDLKKVGKVAFLVGLLGVLVPFAMGGVWAHGSGFPWGKSLFIAAAFVATSAGITARVLQELGALQRVESKVILGAAVIDDILAMLLLGVVVSLQGGQGFEPVKLLVVLGSAVGFIVLVGLGGARVMRWNSGWLEKPHSAHSPLAIVLAICLGLAWLSTLLGLAAIIGAFLAGMIASETHQQHTLEKQTQPLLALLTPFFFVITGSKIDLAQLASAEAMGMLAIVTVIAIVSKLVGGWLGSLALGRRAATIVGFGMVPRGEVGVVVASLGLAAGVFSDRIYAVIVAMSLLTAMVTPPVLAWLLKRYPAAVNPSGAE, via the coding sequence ATGCACCACGACAGCGACATCCTGCTCACCCTGTTCCTGGTCTTCGTCGCCGCCCAGATCGGCGCCGAGATCGCCCAGCGACTCAGGCTTCCGGGCGTGGTGGGCGAGATCGCGGCCGGCTGCGTGATCGGACCTTCCCTGCTCGGCTGGATCAGTCCGGACCAGATCCTGCCCGGCATGCCGCTGGACGTGCTGGCCGAAATCGGTGTCGTGCTGTTGTTGTTTTCCGTCGGACTGGAAACGCGACTGGACGACCTGAAGAAAGTCGGCAAGGTCGCCTTCCTGGTCGGATTGCTGGGCGTGCTGGTTCCTTTCGCCATGGGCGGGGTATGGGCGCACGGCAGCGGCTTTCCCTGGGGCAAGTCGCTGTTCATCGCCGCCGCCTTCGTCGCCACCTCCGCAGGCATTACCGCGCGCGTACTGCAGGAACTGGGTGCGCTGCAGCGCGTCGAAAGCAAGGTCATCCTGGGCGCCGCGGTGATCGACGACATCCTGGCCATGCTGCTGCTCGGCGTGGTGGTGTCATTGCAGGGCGGCCAGGGCTTCGAGCCGGTCAAGCTGCTGGTGGTGCTGGGCAGCGCGGTCGGCTTCATCGTGCTCGTCGGGCTTGGCGGCGCGCGGGTGATGCGCTGGAACTCCGGATGGCTTGAGAAACCGCATAGCGCCCACTCGCCGCTGGCGATCGTGCTGGCGATCTGCCTGGGCCTGGCGTGGCTCTCTACCCTGCTGGGCCTGGCGGCGATCATCGGCGCCTTCCTCGCCGGCATGATCGCCTCGGAGACGCACCAACAGCATACGCTGGAGAAACAGACCCAACCGCTGCTGGCGTTGCTCACGCCGTTCTTCTTCGTCATCACCGGCAGCAAGATCGACCTGGCCCAGCTGGCCAGCGCCGAGGCCATGGGGATGCTGGCGATCGTCACCGTGATCGCGATCGTTTCCAAGCTCGTTGGCGGCTGGCTCGGCTCGCTGGCGTTGGGCCGACGCGCCGCGACCATCGTCGGCTTCGGGATGGTGCCGCGCGGCGAGGTAGGTGTGGTGGTGGCGAGCCTCGGCCTCGCGGCGGGCGTGTTCAGCGACCGCATCTACGCGGTGATCGTGGCCATGTCGCTGCTCACCGCAATGGTCACGCCGCCGGTGCTGGCGTGGCTGTTGAAGCGCTACCCGGCGGCGGTCAACCCGTCCGGAGCCGAATGA